From a region of the Phaseolus vulgaris cultivar G19833 chromosome 6, P. vulgaris v2.0, whole genome shotgun sequence genome:
- the LOC137833172 gene encoding ankyrin repeat-containing protein At5g02620-like, translated as MKKVSPQIIKPENGRDLDILIHRTEDSQSLPPETSFPELNKSDRREIYIAAASGNWSEASSYSKIHPHWWRVPLHDSGITALHVAVRMRKTSFVKKLVDNCTNIEDLENCKAEGNTAFCLAAITGKVKIAEILLRKNDKLLWIRDPNDMLPIQLASSAGHIPMTEFLFQAPNDLHNFIPFQDIVKLFFFALNNNIYSVASKLLERYPKLVAEENNEGLIPLQMLAQFSLFKKVTGHQDIVSWLFKGMEKENESLNNAQLSNAMFAAAKSGNITILKFLFKHYPYLLFEVDSVEQRNLLHIAILYRQETIYKLILKQGDSKNVMIQLIDFEDYNVLHLAGKMAQPEERFGLSTKYVLMPQPEERFGLSTNYVLMPQPEERFGLSTKYVLMREEEIWFREVQKIVPPAMQAMRNKDGLTPKELFYWSHKELHRVSASEMKAMANTLIVVATLIITLGITIALTIPIKDVDSTTTPFFRKKTWYTIFFFSVAFETCFCLSSMLFYASVILPPDLETKDELIHLKEKKIIFGCVSLFLSVVSMLITFISGATLLVGISSKRIPYFLLGLSSLVLVLHFALDYALWYRIVVHFLKYIHRVALEKLARLLWTIRKIFVVSPISQGKKA; from the exons ATGAAGAAAGTTTCGCCGCAAATTATCAAGCCTGAGA ATGGTAGAGACCTGGATATTCTTATCCATCGGACAGAGGATTCACAATCACTGCCACCCGAAACAAGTTTCCCAGAACTGAACA AAAGTGATAGAAGGGAAATATATATAGCAGCAGCTTCTGGAAATTGGAGTGAGGCTTCATCCTATTCTAAAATTCATCCTCATTGGTGGCGAGTTCCATTACATGATAGTGGAATTACAGCCCTACACGTTGCAGTAagaatgagaaaaactagtttTGTAAAAAAGCTGGTGGATAATTGTACGAACATCGAAGATTTGGAAAATTGCAAGGCAGAAGGGAACACAGCCTTTTGTTTGGCTGCGATAACTGGAAAAGTGAAAATTGCTGAAATTCTGTTACGCAAGAATGATAAGTTGCTATGGATTAGAGACCCAAACGATATGCTTCCAATTCAATTAGCATCTTCTGCAGGGCACATTCCGATGACAGAATTTTTATTTCAAGCTCCAAATGACCTGCACAACTTTATACCCTTCCAAGACATTGTAAAGCTATTCTTCTTCGCCCTCAACAACAATATTTACT CCGTGGCGTCAAAATTGTTGGAGCGCTATCCAAAATTGGTTGCCGAAGAAAACAACGAGGGATTGATTCCTTTGCAAATGCTTGCTCAATTTT CCTTGTTCAAGAAAGTTACTGGTCATCAAGATATTGTAAGTTGGCTGTTTAAGGGGATGGAAAAAGAGAACGAGTCTCTAAACAATGCACAGTTGTCAAATGCGATGTTCGCTGCAGCAAAATCAGGAAACATTAcgattttaaaatttcttttcaaACACTATCCATATTTGCTATTTGAAGTGGATTCCGTGGAGCAAAGAAACTTACTTCACATTGCTATTCTATATCGACAAGAAACTATATACAAACTAATATTAAAGCAGGGGGATTCGAAGAATGTGATGATACAGTTGATTGATTTTGAAGATTACAATGTTCTTCATTTAGCCGGAAAAATGGCTCAACCTGAAGAAAGATTCGGATTATCGACAAAGTATGTTTTAATGCCTCAACCTGAAGAAAGATTTGGATTATCCACAAACTATGTTTTAATGCCTCAACCTGAAGAAAGATTTGGATTATCGACAAAGTATGTTTTAATGCGTGAGGAGGAGATATGGTTTCGG GAAGTACAGAAAATAGTGCCACCTGCAATGCAAGCAATGAGAAATAAAGATGGTCTCACTCctaaagaattattttattggtCACACAAAGAGTTGCACAGAGTATCTGCATCTGAAATGAAAGCTATGGCAAATACTTTAATAGTGGTGGCAACTCTTATCATCACCCTGGGGATAACCATAGCTTTAACCATTCCTATTAAAGATGTTGATAGTACAACTACTCCATTTTTTCGGAAGAAGACATGGTATACGATATTTTTTTTCTCGGTTGCATTTGaaacatgtttttgtctttCATCTATGTTGTTCTATGCTTCAGTTATTCTTCCTCCAGATTTGGAAACAAAAGATGAGTTAATccacttaaaagaaaaaaagattatATTTGGTTGTGTGTCACTTTTTCTTTCTGTTGTATCCATGCTGATTACTTTTATTTCGGGTGCCACGTTGTTGGTTGGCATCTCATCCAAGAGGATCCCTTATTTCCTCTTGGGACTTTCTTCTTTGGTACTCGTGCTGCATTTTGCACTTGACTATGCTTTGTGGTATCGAATTGTTGTGCACTTCCTGAAATACATTCACAGGGTAGCTCTAGAGAAGCTGGCACGATTGTTATGGACAATCCGCAAGATCTTTGTCGTATCACCCATTTCTCAGGGAAAAAAGGCGTAA
- the LOC137832460 gene encoding protein ACCELERATED CELL DEATH 6-like isoform X3 yields the protein MAAASGNWNEASSYSRIHPHWWRIPLNAQGITALHVAVSMRNTSFVEKMMNCMKMQDLEICMADGNTAFCLAAMTGNVKIAGILFGKNGRLPWIRGQKDMLPIQLASSAGHIPMVEFLFQAHQENLHNNIPFQDIVKLFFFTIDNNIYSVASKLLDRYPKLTSIENEEGLTPLQMLAKHSSSQEVIGNEDIVRSLFKGMEEENESLNYAKLSTAMFDAAKSGNIMILKSLLRYHPGLLFEMDSIKQRNLLHIAILYRQEAVYELILNQGDSKNLMVQLVDFEGNNVLHLAAKLDNSEERFGLSTNYVQMRTEEKWFQEVEKIVPPSMKRKRNKDGWTPKDLFYQTHKELHRESASELKALANTLIVVATLIITLGISVAITIPLNDIDSTLTPIFRKKTWYTIFFVSVGLETSFCAASMLFYASAILPSNMEPKDESIRLQENKVRFGSVTLLISAGFMLFASIASATLIFEFLSNWGPYFTFGVGCLVFLVHFTLVHTLWSNYMSHLLLTFSKVAPLKLERLLWPIRKIYESYHSLRKKNGLN from the exons ATGGCAGCAGCTTCTGGAAATTGGAATGAGGCTTCAAGCTATTCTAGAATTCATCCTCATTGGTGGCGAATTCCATTAAATGCCCAGGGAATTACAGCTCTTCATGTTGCAGTAAGCATGAGAAACACTAGTTTTGTGGAAAAGATGATGAATTGTATGAAGATGCAAGATTTAGAAATTTGCATGGCTGATGGAAACACGGCCTTCTGTTTGGCTGCGATGACTGGAAATGTAAAAATAGCTGGAATTCTGTTTGGGAAGAATGGAAGGTTGCCATGGATTAGAGGCCAAAAGGATATGCTTCCAATTCAATTAGCATCTTCTGCAGGGCACATTCCAATGGTAGAATTTTTATTTCAAGCTCATCAAGAGAACCTACACAACAATATACCCTTCCAAGACATTGTCAAGTTATTTTTCTTTACCATCGACAACAACATTTACA GCGTGGCATCAAAATTGTTGGATCGCTATCCTAAATTGACTAGCATAGAAAACGAAGAGGGATTGACACCTCTGCAAATGCTTGCCAAACACT CTTCATCTCAAGAAGTTATTGGTAATGAAGATATTGTAAGATCGTTGTTTAAgggaatggaagaagagaatGAGTCTCTGAACTATGCAAAATTGTCAACGGCAATGTTCGATGCGGCAAAATCAGGAAacattatgattttaaaatctCTTCTACGCTATCATCCAGGTTTGTTATTTGAAATGGATTCCATTAAACAAAGAAACTTACTTCACATTGCTATTCTATATCGACAAGAAGCGGTATACGAACTAATATTAAACCAGGGGGATTCCAAGAACCTGATGGTACAATTGGTTGATTTTGAGGGTAACAATGTTCTTCATTTAGCTGCAAAGTTGGATAACTCAGAGGAAAGATTCGGATTATCAACAAATTATGTTCAAATGCGTACTGAGGAGAAATGGTTTCAG GAAGTGGAGAAAATAGTTCCACCTTCaatgaaaagaaagagaaataaagatgGTTGGACCCCTAAAGATTTATTTTATCAGACACACAAAGAGTTGCACAGAGAATCTGCATCTGAACTGAAAGCTCTGGCAAATACTTTAATAGTGGTGGCAACTCTTATCATCACCTTAGGAATTTCCGTTGCCATAACCATTCCTCTTAATGATATTGATAGTACACTTACTCCAATTTTTCGGAAGAAGACATGGTATACGATCTTCTTTGTATCAGTTGGGCTGGAAACATCTTTCTGCGCTGCATCTATGTTATTCTATGCTTCAGCTATTCTTCCTTCAAACATGGAGCCAAAAGATGAGTCTATCCGCTTACAGGAAAATAAGGTGAGATTTGGTAGTGTGACACTTTTAATATCTGCTGGATTCATGTTGTTTGCTTCTATTGCCAGTGCCACGTTGATCTTTGAATTCTTATCCAATTGGGGTCCTTATTTCACTTTTGGAGTTGGTTGCCTGGTATTTCTTGTGCATTTTACACTTGTTCATACTCTGTGGAGTAACTATATGTCGCACTTGCTGCTAACCTTCTCCAAGGTAGCTCCACTGAAGTTGGAAAGATTGTTATGGCCAATCCGCAAGATATATGAATCCTATCATtcattgagaaaaaaaaatggcttAAATTAG
- the LOC137832460 gene encoding protein ACCELERATED CELL DEATH 6-like isoform X1: MVKSSSNTHPIRLNGIMSDSEAIILSAADDIPKLENCNEVGIVVGEVQHLQQQEPQSCFLEPDKTHKREIYMAAASGNWNEASSYSRIHPHWWRIPLNAQGITALHVAVSMRNTSFVEKMMNCMKMQDLEICMADGNTAFCLAAMTGNVKIAGILFGKNGRLPWIRGQKDMLPIQLASSAGHIPMVEFLFQAHQENLHNNIPFQDIVKLFFFTIDNNIYSVASKLLDRYPKLTSIENEEGLTPLQMLAKHSSSQEVIGNEDIVRSLFKGMEEENESLNYAKLSTAMFDAAKSGNIMILKSLLRYHPGLLFEMDSIKQRNLLHIAILYRQEAVYELILNQGDSKNLMVQLVDFEGNNVLHLAAKLDNSEERFGLSTNYVQMRTEEKWFQEVEKIVPPSMKRKRNKDGWTPKDLFYQTHKELHRESASELKALANTLIVVATLIITLGISVAITIPLNDIDSTLTPIFRKKTWYTIFFVSVGLETSFCAASMLFYASAILPSNMEPKDESIRLQENKVRFGSVTLLISAGFMLFASIASATLIFEFLSNWGPYFTFGVGCLVFLVHFTLVHTLWSNYMSHLLLTFSKVAPLKLERLLWPIRKIYESYHSLRKKNGLN, from the exons ATGGTGAAAAGTAGCTCAAATACCCACCCGATTCGCTTAAACGGAATTATGTCAGACTCAGAAGCAATTATCTTGTCAGCTGCAGATGACATTCCCAAGCTCGAGA ATTGTAATGAAGTGGGTATTGTGGTGGGTGAAGTACAGCATCTTCAACAACAGGAACCCCAAAGCTGTTTTTTGGAGCCAGACA AAACGCATAAAAGGGAAATATATATGGCAGCAGCTTCTGGAAATTGGAATGAGGCTTCAAGCTATTCTAGAATTCATCCTCATTGGTGGCGAATTCCATTAAATGCCCAGGGAATTACAGCTCTTCATGTTGCAGTAAGCATGAGAAACACTAGTTTTGTGGAAAAGATGATGAATTGTATGAAGATGCAAGATTTAGAAATTTGCATGGCTGATGGAAACACGGCCTTCTGTTTGGCTGCGATGACTGGAAATGTAAAAATAGCTGGAATTCTGTTTGGGAAGAATGGAAGGTTGCCATGGATTAGAGGCCAAAAGGATATGCTTCCAATTCAATTAGCATCTTCTGCAGGGCACATTCCAATGGTAGAATTTTTATTTCAAGCTCATCAAGAGAACCTACACAACAATATACCCTTCCAAGACATTGTCAAGTTATTTTTCTTTACCATCGACAACAACATTTACA GCGTGGCATCAAAATTGTTGGATCGCTATCCTAAATTGACTAGCATAGAAAACGAAGAGGGATTGACACCTCTGCAAATGCTTGCCAAACACT CTTCATCTCAAGAAGTTATTGGTAATGAAGATATTGTAAGATCGTTGTTTAAgggaatggaagaagagaatGAGTCTCTGAACTATGCAAAATTGTCAACGGCAATGTTCGATGCGGCAAAATCAGGAAacattatgattttaaaatctCTTCTACGCTATCATCCAGGTTTGTTATTTGAAATGGATTCCATTAAACAAAGAAACTTACTTCACATTGCTATTCTATATCGACAAGAAGCGGTATACGAACTAATATTAAACCAGGGGGATTCCAAGAACCTGATGGTACAATTGGTTGATTTTGAGGGTAACAATGTTCTTCATTTAGCTGCAAAGTTGGATAACTCAGAGGAAAGATTCGGATTATCAACAAATTATGTTCAAATGCGTACTGAGGAGAAATGGTTTCAG GAAGTGGAGAAAATAGTTCCACCTTCaatgaaaagaaagagaaataaagatgGTTGGACCCCTAAAGATTTATTTTATCAGACACACAAAGAGTTGCACAGAGAATCTGCATCTGAACTGAAAGCTCTGGCAAATACTTTAATAGTGGTGGCAACTCTTATCATCACCTTAGGAATTTCCGTTGCCATAACCATTCCTCTTAATGATATTGATAGTACACTTACTCCAATTTTTCGGAAGAAGACATGGTATACGATCTTCTTTGTATCAGTTGGGCTGGAAACATCTTTCTGCGCTGCATCTATGTTATTCTATGCTTCAGCTATTCTTCCTTCAAACATGGAGCCAAAAGATGAGTCTATCCGCTTACAGGAAAATAAGGTGAGATTTGGTAGTGTGACACTTTTAATATCTGCTGGATTCATGTTGTTTGCTTCTATTGCCAGTGCCACGTTGATCTTTGAATTCTTATCCAATTGGGGTCCTTATTTCACTTTTGGAGTTGGTTGCCTGGTATTTCTTGTGCATTTTACACTTGTTCATACTCTGTGGAGTAACTATATGTCGCACTTGCTGCTAACCTTCTCCAAGGTAGCTCCACTGAAGTTGGAAAGATTGTTATGGCCAATCCGCAAGATATATGAATCCTATCATtcattgagaaaaaaaaatggcttAAATTAG
- the LOC137832460 gene encoding uncharacterized protein isoform X2: protein MVKSSSNTHPIRLNGIMSDSEAIILSAADDIPKLENCNEVGIVVGEVQHLQQQEPQSCFLEPDKTHKREIYMAAASGNWNEASSYSRIHPHWWRIPLNAQGITALHVAVSMRNTSFVEKMMNCMKMQDLEICMADGNTAFCLAAMTGNVKIAGILFGKNGRLPWIRGQKDMLPIQLASSAGHIPMVEFLFQAHQENLHNNIPFQDIVKLFFFTIDNNIYSVASKLLDRYPKLTSIENEEGLTPLQMLAKHSSSQEVIGNEDIVRSLFKGMEEENESLNYAKLSTAMFDAAKSGNIMILKSLLRYHPAAKLDNSEERFGLSTNYVQMRTEEKWFQEVEKIVPPSMKRKRNKDGWTPKDLFYQTHKELHRESASELKALANTLIVVATLIITLGISVAITIPLNDIDSTLTPIFRKKTWYTIFFVSVGLETSFCAASMLFYASAILPSNMEPKDESIRLQENKVRFGSVTLLISAGFMLFASIASATLIFEFLSNWGPYFTFGVGCLVFLVHFTLVHTLWSNYMSHLLLTFSKVAPLKLERLLWPIRKIYESYHSLRKKNGLN, encoded by the exons ATGGTGAAAAGTAGCTCAAATACCCACCCGATTCGCTTAAACGGAATTATGTCAGACTCAGAAGCAATTATCTTGTCAGCTGCAGATGACATTCCCAAGCTCGAGA ATTGTAATGAAGTGGGTATTGTGGTGGGTGAAGTACAGCATCTTCAACAACAGGAACCCCAAAGCTGTTTTTTGGAGCCAGACA AAACGCATAAAAGGGAAATATATATGGCAGCAGCTTCTGGAAATTGGAATGAGGCTTCAAGCTATTCTAGAATTCATCCTCATTGGTGGCGAATTCCATTAAATGCCCAGGGAATTACAGCTCTTCATGTTGCAGTAAGCATGAGAAACACTAGTTTTGTGGAAAAGATGATGAATTGTATGAAGATGCAAGATTTAGAAATTTGCATGGCTGATGGAAACACGGCCTTCTGTTTGGCTGCGATGACTGGAAATGTAAAAATAGCTGGAATTCTGTTTGGGAAGAATGGAAGGTTGCCATGGATTAGAGGCCAAAAGGATATGCTTCCAATTCAATTAGCATCTTCTGCAGGGCACATTCCAATGGTAGAATTTTTATTTCAAGCTCATCAAGAGAACCTACACAACAATATACCCTTCCAAGACATTGTCAAGTTATTTTTCTTTACCATCGACAACAACATTTACA GCGTGGCATCAAAATTGTTGGATCGCTATCCTAAATTGACTAGCATAGAAAACGAAGAGGGATTGACACCTCTGCAAATGCTTGCCAAACACT CTTCATCTCAAGAAGTTATTGGTAATGAAGATATTGTAAGATCGTTGTTTAAgggaatggaagaagagaatGAGTCTCTGAACTATGCAAAATTGTCAACGGCAATGTTCGATGCGGCAAAATCAGGAAacattatgattttaaaatctCTTCTACGCTATCATCCAG CTGCAAAGTTGGATAACTCAGAGGAAAGATTCGGATTATCAACAAATTATGTTCAAATGCGTACTGAGGAGAAATGGTTTCAG GAAGTGGAGAAAATAGTTCCACCTTCaatgaaaagaaagagaaataaagatgGTTGGACCCCTAAAGATTTATTTTATCAGACACACAAAGAGTTGCACAGAGAATCTGCATCTGAACTGAAAGCTCTGGCAAATACTTTAATAGTGGTGGCAACTCTTATCATCACCTTAGGAATTTCCGTTGCCATAACCATTCCTCTTAATGATATTGATAGTACACTTACTCCAATTTTTCGGAAGAAGACATGGTATACGATCTTCTTTGTATCAGTTGGGCTGGAAACATCTTTCTGCGCTGCATCTATGTTATTCTATGCTTCAGCTATTCTTCCTTCAAACATGGAGCCAAAAGATGAGTCTATCCGCTTACAGGAAAATAAGGTGAGATTTGGTAGTGTGACACTTTTAATATCTGCTGGATTCATGTTGTTTGCTTCTATTGCCAGTGCCACGTTGATCTTTGAATTCTTATCCAATTGGGGTCCTTATTTCACTTTTGGAGTTGGTTGCCTGGTATTTCTTGTGCATTTTACACTTGTTCATACTCTGTGGAGTAACTATATGTCGCACTTGCTGCTAACCTTCTCCAAGGTAGCTCCACTGAAGTTGGAAAGATTGTTATGGCCAATCCGCAAGATATATGAATCCTATCATtcattgagaaaaaaaaatggcttAAATTAG
- the LOC137832460 gene encoding protein ACCELERATED CELL DEATH 6-like isoform X4 — protein sequence MVKSSSNTHPIRLNGIMSDSEAIILSAADDIPKLENCNEVGIVVGEVQHLQQQEPQSCFLEPDKTHKREIYMAAASGNWNEASSYSRIHPHWWRIPLNAQGITALHVAVSMRNTSFVEKMMNCMKMQDLEICMADGNTAFCLAAMTGNVKIAGILFGKNGRLPWIRGQKDMLPIQLASSAGHIPMVEFLFQAHQENLHNNIPFQDIVKLFFFTIDNNIYSVASKLLDRYPKLTSIENEEGLTPLQMLAKHSSSQEVIGNEDIVRSLFKGMEEENESLNYAKLSTAMFDAAKSGNIMILKSLLRYHPGLLFEMDSIKQRNLLHIAILYRQEAVYELILNQGDSKNLMVQLVDFEGNNVLHLAAKLDNSEERFGLSTNYVQMRTEEKWFQEVEKIVPPSMKRKRNKDGWTPKDLFYQTHKELHRESASELKALANTLIVVATLIITLGISVAITIPLNDIDSTLTPIFRKKTWYTIFFVSVGLETSFCAASMLFYASAILPSNMEPKDESIRLQENKCHVDL from the exons ATGGTGAAAAGTAGCTCAAATACCCACCCGATTCGCTTAAACGGAATTATGTCAGACTCAGAAGCAATTATCTTGTCAGCTGCAGATGACATTCCCAAGCTCGAGA ATTGTAATGAAGTGGGTATTGTGGTGGGTGAAGTACAGCATCTTCAACAACAGGAACCCCAAAGCTGTTTTTTGGAGCCAGACA AAACGCATAAAAGGGAAATATATATGGCAGCAGCTTCTGGAAATTGGAATGAGGCTTCAAGCTATTCTAGAATTCATCCTCATTGGTGGCGAATTCCATTAAATGCCCAGGGAATTACAGCTCTTCATGTTGCAGTAAGCATGAGAAACACTAGTTTTGTGGAAAAGATGATGAATTGTATGAAGATGCAAGATTTAGAAATTTGCATGGCTGATGGAAACACGGCCTTCTGTTTGGCTGCGATGACTGGAAATGTAAAAATAGCTGGAATTCTGTTTGGGAAGAATGGAAGGTTGCCATGGATTAGAGGCCAAAAGGATATGCTTCCAATTCAATTAGCATCTTCTGCAGGGCACATTCCAATGGTAGAATTTTTATTTCAAGCTCATCAAGAGAACCTACACAACAATATACCCTTCCAAGACATTGTCAAGTTATTTTTCTTTACCATCGACAACAACATTTACA GCGTGGCATCAAAATTGTTGGATCGCTATCCTAAATTGACTAGCATAGAAAACGAAGAGGGATTGACACCTCTGCAAATGCTTGCCAAACACT CTTCATCTCAAGAAGTTATTGGTAATGAAGATATTGTAAGATCGTTGTTTAAgggaatggaagaagagaatGAGTCTCTGAACTATGCAAAATTGTCAACGGCAATGTTCGATGCGGCAAAATCAGGAAacattatgattttaaaatctCTTCTACGCTATCATCCAGGTTTGTTATTTGAAATGGATTCCATTAAACAAAGAAACTTACTTCACATTGCTATTCTATATCGACAAGAAGCGGTATACGAACTAATATTAAACCAGGGGGATTCCAAGAACCTGATGGTACAATTGGTTGATTTTGAGGGTAACAATGTTCTTCATTTAGCTGCAAAGTTGGATAACTCAGAGGAAAGATTCGGATTATCAACAAATTATGTTCAAATGCGTACTGAGGAGAAATGGTTTCAG GAAGTGGAGAAAATAGTTCCACCTTCaatgaaaagaaagagaaataaagatgGTTGGACCCCTAAAGATTTATTTTATCAGACACACAAAGAGTTGCACAGAGAATCTGCATCTGAACTGAAAGCTCTGGCAAATACTTTAATAGTGGTGGCAACTCTTATCATCACCTTAGGAATTTCCGTTGCCATAACCATTCCTCTTAATGATATTGATAGTACACTTACTCCAATTTTTCGGAAGAAGACATGGTATACGATCTTCTTTGTATCAGTTGGGCTGGAAACATCTTTCTGCGCTGCATCTATGTTATTCTATGCTTCAGCTATTCTTCCTTCAAACATGGAGCCAAAAGATGAGTCTATCCGCTTACAGGAAAATAAG TGCCACGTTGATCTTTGA
- the LOC137833574 gene encoding uncharacterized protein — MAVICEDTIGHQNSVGSVCNGREKEKDTFNAQLSKAMFNAAKSGNTNILELILKHYPNFLFEVSSCKQSLLHIAILHRQRSVYKLILKNEVAKNVLTKLVDSKGNNVLHLAGEMEQAEKQSKLSTQNVLMSSEEKWFKDVEKIVPRAMKTMKNNEGLTPKELFYKRHEKLHKESISELQATANTLLVVATLVITLGITGGMTVPVEDIDGTRTPFFSRKIWYTFFFLSLANGTCFCVSSMMFYGSVILPSSWEKPKEESVRLRQTKLVFGNVALFSSLGLMFVALVSGCVLVFEFLSSWILYVICALGLLVLVVHVTPDFKRLIGIAYSLLFYLEEAHTTIFWLISKINRVFLTFSKEKA, encoded by the exons ATGGCAGTCATTTGCGAGGATACTATTGGCCATCAAAATAGTGTAGGTTCGGTGTGTAATGGAAGGGAAAAGGAGAAAGATACTTTCAATGCACAATTGTCAAAAGCAATGTTCAATGCAGCAAAATCAGGAAACACTAATATTTTAGAACTCATTTTGAAGCATTATCCTAATTTTCTATTTGAAGTGAGTTCCTGCAAACAAAGCTTACTTCACATAGCTATTCTACATCGACAAAGATCTGTATACAAACTAATATTAAAGAATGAGGTTGCAAAGAATGTTCTGACAAAACTGGTTGATTCTAAGGGTAATAATGTTCTTCACTTAGCTGGAGAGATGGAACAAGCTGAAAAACAATCCAAATTATCAACACAAAACGTTCTAATGAGCAGTGAGGAGAAATGGTTTAAG GACGTGGAGAAGATAGTTCCACGTGCAATGAAAACAATGAAAAACAACGAAGGTTTGACTCCTAAAGAATTGTTCTATAAGAGACATGAAAAGTTGCACAAAGAATCAATATCAGAACTGCAAGCTACAGCAAATACATTGTTAGTGGTAGCAACTCTGGTCATCACACTAGGGATAACCGGAGGTATGACCGTTCCTGTTGAGGATATTGATGGTACACGTACTCCTTTTTTTTCAAGGAAGATATGGTATACGTTTTTCTTTCTATCGCTTGCAAATGGAACATGTTTTTGTGTTTCGTCTATGATGTTCTATGGTTCGGTTATTCTTCCCTCATCTTGGGAAAAACCAAAGGAAGAGTCTGTTCGGTTGCGACAAACAAAGTTAGTTTTTGGGAATGTGGCACTTTTCAGCTCACTTGGACTCATGTTTGTTGCTCTAGTTTCCGGCTGCGTACTGGTCTTTGAATTCTTATCCAGTTGGATCCTTTATGTCATTTGTGCACTTGGTTTACTGGTATTGGTTGTACATGTTACACCTGATTTTAAGCGATTGATTGGCATTGCGTACTCATTACTATTTTATTTGGAGGAGGCTCACACAACAATATTCTGGCTAATTAGTAAGATAAATCGTGTCTTCCTCACTTTCTCAAAGGAAAAAGCTTAA